One stretch of Bradyrhizobium canariense DNA includes these proteins:
- a CDS encoding mandelate racemase/muconate lactonizing enzyme family protein, which yields MSVRIVDVREITKPISSPIRNAYIDFTKMTTSLVAVVTDVVRDGKTVVGYGFNSNGRYGQGGLIRERFAPRLKEADPKSLLDKTGDNLDPDKVWATMMSNEKPGGHGERSVAVGTIDMAVWDAVAKIAGKPLFRLLAERHGRTADPRVFVYAAGGYYYPGKDLSALRGEMRGYLDRGYNVVKMKIGGAPITEDRERIEAVLKEIGGQAQLAVDANGRFDLETAVAYAKMLRDYPLFWYEEAGDPLDFQLQAALAEFYPRPMATGENLFSHQDARNLIRYGGMRPDRDWLQFDCALSYGLCEYQRTLAVLHSAGWSASRCIPHGGHQMSLNIAAGLGLGGNESYPDLFQPYGGFPDGVRVENGTITMPDLPGIGFEGKSDLYAEMKALAS from the coding sequence ATGTCCGTTCGTATTGTCGACGTTCGCGAGATCACAAAGCCGATCTCGTCGCCCATCCGCAACGCCTATATCGATTTCACCAAAATGACGACGAGCCTCGTCGCTGTCGTCACCGATGTCGTGCGCGACGGCAAGACGGTGGTCGGTTACGGCTTCAACTCGAATGGCCGTTACGGGCAGGGCGGATTGATTCGCGAGCGCTTCGCGCCGCGGCTGAAGGAAGCCGATCCAAAATCATTACTGGACAAGACCGGCGACAATCTCGACCCGGACAAGGTCTGGGCTACGATGATGTCGAATGAAAAGCCGGGCGGACATGGTGAGCGCTCGGTCGCGGTCGGCACCATCGACATGGCGGTATGGGATGCGGTGGCGAAGATCGCGGGCAAGCCGCTGTTTCGATTGCTCGCCGAACGTCACGGACGAACCGCCGACCCGCGCGTCTTCGTTTATGCCGCCGGCGGCTATTATTATCCCGGCAAGGATCTCTCGGCACTGCGCGGCGAAATGCGCGGCTATCTGGATCGCGGCTACAACGTCGTGAAGATGAAGATCGGCGGCGCGCCGATCACGGAAGACCGCGAGCGCATCGAAGCGGTGCTGAAGGAAATCGGCGGCCAGGCGCAGCTCGCCGTCGATGCCAACGGCCGGTTCGATCTCGAGACGGCCGTGGCTTACGCCAAGATGCTGCGCGATTATCCGTTGTTCTGGTATGAGGAAGCCGGCGATCCCCTGGATTTCCAGCTCCAGGCTGCGCTGGCCGAGTTCTATCCGCGCCCGATGGCGACCGGCGAAAACCTGTTCAGCCACCAGGATGCGCGGAACCTCATTCGTTATGGCGGGATGCGGCCGGATCGCGACTGGCTGCAGTTCGATTGCGCGCTGTCTTACGGCCTCTGCGAATATCAGCGCACGCTTGCGGTACTGCATTCCGCGGGCTGGTCGGCCAGCCGATGCATTCCGCATGGCGGGCACCAGATGTCGCTGAACATTGCCGCTGGCCTGGGGCTAGGCGGTAACGAGAGTTATCCTGACCTGTTCCAACCCTATGGCGGTTTTCCCGACGGCGTTCGCGTCGAGAACGGCACCATCACGATGCCGGATCTGCCGGGCATCGGCTTTGAGGGGAAATCCGATCTCTACGCGGAGATGAAAGCGTTGGCGTCGTGA
- a CDS encoding glutathione peroxidase produces MPSVYDFSATSLAGEEIPLKRYEGQVLLIVNTASACGFTPQYKGLQELHQALAPRGFSVLGFPCNQFGHQEPGDARQIEQFCTSNYAVTFPMFAKIDVNGGSAHPLYQYLKHEQSGLLGSSIKWNFTKFLVDRAGQAVARHAPTAKPEGLTKEIEALL; encoded by the coding sequence ATGCCCAGCGTTTATGATTTTTCGGCAACATCGCTTGCCGGCGAGGAGATTCCGCTGAAGCGGTACGAAGGTCAGGTTCTGCTGATCGTCAACACCGCAAGCGCATGCGGCTTCACCCCGCAATACAAAGGCCTTCAGGAATTGCATCAGGCGCTCGCCCCGCGCGGCTTTTCAGTATTGGGATTTCCGTGCAATCAGTTCGGGCACCAGGAACCAGGCGATGCCAGGCAAATCGAGCAGTTCTGCACCAGCAACTATGCGGTGACTTTTCCGATGTTTGCCAAGATCGATGTCAACGGCGGCAGCGCGCATCCGCTGTATCAATATTTGAAGCACGAGCAATCCGGGTTGCTTGGCTCCTCGATCAAATGGAATTTCACTAAATTCCTGGTCGATCGTGCGGGCCAGGCGGTGGCGCGGCATGCGCCGACGGCAAAACCGGAAGGGCTTACCAAGGAAATCGAGGCACTATTGTGA
- a CDS encoding c-type cytochrome — MRKMFAFLALVFAVTPLRAETIEERAATCFACHGEHGQSQTENIPSLGGQQAPYALIQLFMFREKLRVFEPMNDMTKSFSDDDLRTFSDFIATLPKPAPPADAGDPARMARAAALVQQNHCNSCHRPDFSGGDNVPHIANQREDYLAKTMREYKDNSRHGYDGTMAEVLQPVTVEQIADLAYYIARVR, encoded by the coding sequence ATGCGTAAAATGTTTGCCTTCCTGGCGCTGGTTTTTGCCGTAACCCCATTGAGAGCCGAAACCATCGAGGAGCGTGCTGCGACCTGCTTTGCCTGCCATGGCGAGCATGGGCAGTCCCAGACCGAAAACATTCCCTCGCTCGGCGGGCAGCAGGCGCCTTACGCGCTGATCCAGCTCTTTATGTTCCGCGAAAAGCTGCGCGTGTTTGAGCCGATGAACGACATGACCAAATCGTTCAGCGACGACGACCTGCGAACCTTTTCCGATTTCATCGCGACATTGCCGAAGCCGGCGCCACCGGCCGACGCCGGCGATCCGGCGCGGATGGCGCGCGCGGCGGCGCTGGTTCAGCAGAACCACTGCAATTCCTGCCACAGGCCGGATTTCTCGGGTGGCGATAATGTCCCGCACATCGCCAATCAGCGCGAGGACTATCTCGCCAAGACCATGCGGGAATATAAGGACAACAGCCGCCACGGCTATGACGGCACCATGGCTGAAGTGCTGCAGCCGGTGACGGTCGAGCAGATCGCCGATCTCGCTTATTATATCGCCCGGGTGCGCTGA
- the pqqA gene encoding pyrroloquinoline quinone precursor peptide PqqA: protein MAWKAPKIVEVPVGMEINMYACAARK, encoded by the coding sequence ATGGCCTGGAAAGCACCGAAGATTGTCGAAGTGCCGGTTGGCATGGAAATCAACATGTATGCGTGCGCCGCCCGCAAGTAA
- a CDS encoding malonyl-CoA decarboxylase, giving the protein MANAFFSDLLSTISERGRTLLRRGGSTETKQDASELLELCQALLSGRGEASGTAMAREVLDRYHHLDEAGRLAFFETLTRDYGPDREKLSHAIETWRAQPSDDDASDLHFASEPRRQELIRRLNRAPSGTSELVAMRADLLRAMKANKDLAVLDRDIVHLLSSWFNRGFLVLRRIDWSSPANILEKIIRYEAVHEIRDWDDLRRRIDPVDRRCYAFFHPALIDEPLIFVEVALTEAIPGAIAPLLAEDRRPVAIERARTAVFYSISNTQRGLGGISFGSFLIKQVVEELQRELPKLENFVTLSPVPGFMQWLKQSDVPVSDEGRALLDQLDKPDWFENAELAAQLRTVVEPLAAYYFLKARSSKGRLIDSVARFHLGNGARLERIDWLGDLSPKGLRESAGVMVNYLYRLEDIEKNHEAYVNQDEIAASNAVKKLLKSEGRRLLDMRLS; this is encoded by the coding sequence ATGGCCAACGCCTTTTTCTCCGATCTCCTCTCCACGATTTCCGAGCGCGGCCGCACGCTGCTTCGCCGCGGCGGATCGACCGAAACGAAACAGGACGCCTCCGAGCTGCTCGAATTGTGCCAGGCGCTGCTGTCCGGCCGGGGCGAGGCCTCGGGTACCGCGATGGCCCGCGAGGTGCTCGACCGCTACCATCACCTCGATGAAGCAGGCCGGCTTGCTTTCTTCGAAACGCTGACGCGCGATTACGGCCCTGACCGGGAAAAGCTCTCTCATGCGATCGAGACCTGGCGCGCGCAGCCAAGCGACGACGATGCCAGCGATCTGCATTTCGCGTCCGAGCCGCGCCGGCAGGAACTGATCCGCCGGCTGAACCGGGCACCGAGCGGCACCAGCGAACTGGTGGCGATGCGCGCGGATTTGCTTCGTGCCATGAAAGCTAACAAGGACCTCGCAGTGCTCGACCGCGACATCGTGCATCTGCTGTCTTCATGGTTCAACAGAGGATTTCTCGTGCTGCGCAGGATAGACTGGTCGAGCCCCGCCAACATCCTCGAAAAGATCATTCGCTATGAAGCGGTGCATGAAATCCGTGACTGGGACGATTTGCGCCGCCGCATCGATCCGGTCGACCGGCGCTGCTACGCCTTTTTTCACCCTGCTCTGATCGATGAACCCCTGATTTTCGTCGAGGTGGCGCTGACAGAGGCCATTCCCGGCGCGATCGCGCCGCTGCTCGCCGAAGACCGCCGGCCGGTGGCTATCGAGCGCGCACGCACCGCCGTGTTCTATTCGATTTCGAACACGCAGCGCGGCCTCGGCGGCATTTCCTTCGGCAGCTTCCTGATCAAGCAGGTGGTCGAGGAACTGCAGCGCGAATTGCCAAAGCTGGAGAATTTCGTGACGTTGTCGCCGGTGCCCGGCTTCATGCAATGGCTCAAACAGAGCGATGTTCCGGTATCCGATGAAGGCCGGGCGCTGCTCGATCAGCTCGACAAGCCGGACTGGTTCGAGAACGCGGAGCTCGCGGCGCAGCTGCGTACCGTGGTTGAGCCGCTCGCGGCCTATTATTTCCTGAAAGCGCGCTCGTCGAAGGGGCGGCTGATCGATTCGGTGGCGCGTTTCCATCTCGGCAACGGAGCTCGGCTGGAACGGATCGACTGGCTCGGCGATCTCTCGCCCAAGGGGCTGCGCGAATCCGCCGGCGTCATGGTCAATTATCTCTATCGTCTCGAGGATATCGAGAAGAACCACGAAGCCTATGTCAACCAGGACGAAATCGCCGCCTCAAACGCGGTGAAGAAACTGCTCAAGAGCGAAGGCCGGCGCTTGCTGGATATGCGGCTGTCGTAG
- a CDS encoding DUF3297 family protein: MSDQLPDRLSTDPKSPYYNADVLARDVGIRFKGVEKTNVEEYCVSEGWVRVTAGNARDRYGNPLTLKVHGPVEPYFRDKTEP; encoded by the coding sequence ATGAGCGATCAACTGCCCGACCGGCTTTCGACCGATCCGAAAAGCCCTTACTACAATGCCGACGTGCTGGCACGCGATGTCGGCATTCGCTTCAAGGGCGTCGAGAAGACCAACGTCGAGGAATATTGCGTCAGCGAGGGCTGGGTCCGCGTGACGGCGGGCAACGCCAGGGATCGTTACGGCAACCCGCTGACCCTCAAGGTCCACGGTCCCGTCGAGCCGTATTTTCGCGATAAGACCGAGCCGTGA
- the pqqB gene encoding pyrroloquinoline quinone biosynthesis protein PqqB, protein MLRVVVLGAGAGGGVPQWNCGCPVCRMARTEQPELQRTQASVAISADGNHWFLINASPDLRQQVTATPQLHPAHGKLRHSPISGVILTNGEIDAVAGLLSMREGWPFTIYAHARVLSILKSNSVFNVLNEKNVRRQPIQVNEAFEPGLPDGSPSGIEVLPFAVPGKSAWYLEGTAHPEGNDGEGDTLGLRISDKSTGKHLYFLAACARVTDDLKSRLAGASAIFFDGTVWRDDELIVAGLGNKTGQGMGHIAMSGHAGAIESLAGLDIDSKMFLHINNSNPVLLSDSAERKTAERAGWQIPADGTEITL, encoded by the coding sequence ATGCTTCGCGTCGTCGTCCTGGGCGCCGGGGCTGGCGGCGGTGTTCCGCAATGGAATTGCGGATGTCCGGTTTGCCGAATGGCGCGAACCGAGCAACCCGAACTTCAACGTACCCAGGCTTCGGTCGCGATCAGCGCCGATGGCAATCACTGGTTTCTGATCAACGCATCGCCCGATCTGCGTCAGCAGGTGACCGCAACACCTCAGCTTCATCCCGCGCACGGAAAGCTTCGCCATAGTCCGATATCAGGCGTCATCCTGACCAATGGCGAGATCGATGCGGTCGCCGGCCTCTTATCGATGCGCGAAGGATGGCCGTTTACGATCTATGCCCACGCGCGCGTGCTTTCGATCCTGAAGAGCAACAGTGTCTTCAACGTCCTGAACGAGAAGAATGTGCGGCGTCAGCCAATCCAGGTGAATGAGGCATTCGAGCCAGGCTTGCCCGACGGTTCACCGTCCGGCATCGAGGTGCTGCCGTTTGCCGTTCCCGGCAAGAGCGCGTGGTATCTCGAAGGCACGGCTCATCCCGAGGGAAACGACGGCGAAGGCGATACGCTCGGGCTTCGGATCAGCGACAAGTCGACCGGGAAACATCTCTATTTCCTTGCCGCCTGCGCCCGCGTCACCGATGATCTCAAGTCGCGTCTTGCCGGCGCTTCGGCGATCTTCTTCGACGGTACGGTGTGGCGCGATGACGAATTGATCGTCGCCGGCCTCGGCAACAAGACAGGGCAAGGCATGGGCCATATCGCCATGTCAGGCCATGCAGGCGCGATCGAGAGCCTGGCCGGCCTCGATATCGACAGCAAGATGTTTCTGCATATCAACAACTCCAACCCGGTGCTGCTGAGCGACTCCGCCGAGCGGAAGACCGCCGAGCGCGCCGGGTGGCAAATTCCCGCTGATGGAACGGAGATTACGCTTTGA
- a CDS encoding DUF6894 family protein — protein MPRYFFNTRIGDELIPDPEGEELRNPDRAWEVARAMIRELLKTEDTQGGLFNAILEVTDDDGEIVLEFPFAEAILDMPDEPVTKH, from the coding sequence ATGCCACGGTATTTTTTCAACACGCGGATCGGCGACGAATTGATCCCTGATCCCGAAGGTGAGGAACTGCGCAATCCCGATCGCGCCTGGGAAGTCGCGCGCGCCATGATCCGGGAGTTGCTGAAGACCGAAGATACCCAAGGCGGTCTCTTCAATGCGATCCTCGAAGTGACCGACGACGACGGCGAGATCGTGCTGGAGTTTCCCTTTGCCGAGGCGATTCTCGACATGCCGGATGAACCGGTCACGAAGCACTAG
- a CDS encoding amidase family protein — protein sequence MEDLWRLPAADIAAAVRSKKVSAKQVAFAALSRLDAVNPKINAVVDHRPEYVLAQAGAIDAAISRGEAVGPLAGVPVTVKVNIDQQGFATTNGLKLQRDTIARSNSPVVDNLRQAGAVILGRTNCPAFSYRWFTTNLIHGDTKNPRDPGITPGGSSGGAGAAVAAGIGHIAHGTDIAGSIRYPAYACGIHGLRPTVGRIAAFNAALPERPIGPQISAVSGPLARTIGDLRIALAAMSGPDMRDPWWVPAPLEGPAMPKRAALCFNPDGLETVAEVRVAVADAAKRLERDGWTVEEIDTTPPLREPAELQTKLWLGDGFEAQLETAEREGDPGALACLRGNRSKVFPFDGAALSKALTRRATLTREWLQFFEKYAVLLMPVSGELPFPDQLDRKDDASFARVWRAQLSQIAIPFMGLPALTVSTGLVGRVPVGVQLVSGRYREDLCLLAGEAIEAGGTPSAPIDPVS from the coding sequence ATGGAAGATCTCTGGCGTCTGCCGGCTGCTGATATCGCCGCCGCGGTAAGGTCGAAAAAGGTTTCGGCAAAACAGGTCGCATTTGCGGCGCTGTCGCGGCTTGACGCGGTCAACCCCAAAATCAACGCCGTTGTCGACCACCGGCCGGAATATGTCCTGGCGCAGGCCGGCGCCATCGATGCGGCGATCTCGCGGGGCGAGGCAGTGGGGCCGCTGGCCGGCGTGCCGGTGACGGTCAAGGTCAATATCGATCAGCAGGGCTTCGCCACCACCAACGGCCTCAAACTGCAACGCGACACCATCGCGCGCAGCAACAGTCCTGTGGTCGACAATCTGCGACAAGCCGGCGCCGTCATTCTCGGACGCACCAACTGTCCGGCCTTTTCCTATCGCTGGTTCACCACCAATTTGATCCATGGCGATACCAAAAATCCGCGCGATCCCGGCATCACGCCCGGAGGCTCCTCTGGAGGGGCCGGCGCGGCAGTGGCCGCGGGCATCGGCCATATCGCGCACGGCACCGACATCGCAGGCTCGATCCGCTATCCGGCTTACGCCTGCGGCATTCACGGCCTGCGGCCGACGGTCGGCCGTATCGCGGCCTTTAACGCGGCGCTGCCCGAACGCCCCATCGGCCCGCAGATCAGCGCGGTATCGGGCCCGCTTGCGCGCACCATCGGCGATCTCCGGATTGCGCTGGCCGCGATGTCCGGCCCGGATATGCGTGATCCCTGGTGGGTGCCGGCGCCGCTTGAAGGACCTGCGATGCCGAAGCGGGCAGCGCTTTGTTTTAATCCGGACGGTCTTGAGACCGTTGCGGAAGTGAGGGTGGCCGTCGCTGATGCCGCCAAGCGGCTGGAGCGCGACGGATGGACCGTCGAGGAAATCGACACCACGCCACCGCTGCGTGAGCCAGCGGAGCTACAGACCAAACTGTGGCTCGGCGACGGCTTTGAAGCGCAGTTGGAGACCGCCGAACGTGAAGGCGATCCCGGTGCGCTGGCCTGCCTGCGCGGCAACAGGTCCAAGGTCTTTCCGTTTGATGGGGCGGCGCTCTCCAAAGCCCTGACGCGGCGGGCGACGCTGACGCGGGAATGGCTGCAGTTCTTCGAAAAATATGCGGTGCTGCTGATGCCGGTTTCCGGCGAACTGCCGTTTCCCGACCAGCTCGATCGGAAGGACGATGCTTCCTTTGCCCGGGTATGGCGCGCACAGCTATCGCAAATTGCTATTCCCTTCATGGGGCTGCCTGCGCTAACCGTCTCCACCGGACTGGTGGGGCGCGTTCCCGTCGGCGTCCAGCTGGTTTCCGGCCGCTACCGCGAGGATCTGTGCCTGCTTGCGGGCGAGGCAATCGAGGCTGGCGGAACGCCGTCGGCGCCGATCGATCCCGTCAGCTGA
- a CDS encoding PQQ-dependent sugar dehydrogenase, whose translation MMIHSRAPRSLVLAGALIGTFTLAAAAQQPATPSTDSPPAAAPAPAAAPASTAAPAAAPSLPPGSPLIGRPDSEAAAKLAPVAGPPLATAADKLPIAKLKVPPGFNIEVYAAGMANARSLAQSDKGTVFVGSRLVDKVYAIVNKDGKRSVKVIASGLYRPNGVAFHDGTLFIAELSKIDKIDKIEDVIDNPPKPTTIYDKLPKDEAHGWKFIAVGPDNKLYVPVGQPGNNVLHDDAHGQIRRMNLDGSGAEVVAYGVRNSVGFDWNPETKQMYFTDNGRDWMSEDVPQDELNRVTKVGEDFGAPYCYQGNISDPEFGWGHSCSDYTPPVGLMGPHVASLGMRFYTGNMFPKSYKDAIIVARHGSWNRSKKAGGDVAVVKLNKDGTVKSVEPFITGFLEDNKYLGRPVDVMQMKDGSLLVSDDWNGAVYRVSYGKPKVASK comes from the coding sequence ATGATGATCCACTCGCGCGCACCGCGCAGCCTTGTGCTGGCCGGTGCTCTTATTGGTACGTTTACGCTGGCCGCCGCCGCGCAGCAGCCGGCGACGCCATCGACCGACTCTCCGCCTGCCGCGGCGCCAGCACCGGCCGCCGCACCTGCCTCAACTGCGGCTCCAGCCGCCGCGCCGTCGCTTCCGCCGGGCTCACCCTTGATCGGCCGGCCGGATAGCGAAGCCGCGGCAAAGCTTGCGCCCGTGGCCGGGCCTCCGCTCGCCACCGCCGCTGACAAATTACCGATTGCAAAACTCAAGGTGCCGCCCGGCTTCAATATCGAGGTCTATGCTGCCGGCATGGCAAATGCGCGTTCGCTGGCCCAGAGCGACAAGGGCACCGTGTTTGTCGGCAGCCGCCTGGTCGACAAGGTCTATGCCATCGTCAACAAGGACGGCAAACGCTCGGTCAAGGTCATCGCCTCCGGCCTGTATCGGCCCAATGGCGTTGCGTTCCACGACGGTACGCTCTTCATTGCCGAGCTCTCGAAGATCGACAAGATCGACAAGATCGAAGACGTCATCGACAACCCGCCGAAGCCGACCACCATCTACGACAAGCTGCCGAAGGACGAAGCCCACGGCTGGAAGTTCATCGCGGTCGGACCCGACAACAAGCTCTATGTTCCGGTCGGACAGCCCGGCAACAACGTCCTGCACGACGATGCACACGGCCAGATTCGCCGCATGAATCTCGATGGCAGCGGCGCGGAGGTGGTCGCGTACGGCGTTCGCAACAGCGTCGGCTTCGACTGGAATCCCGAAACCAAGCAGATGTACTTCACCGACAATGGTCGCGACTGGATGTCGGAGGACGTTCCGCAGGACGAACTCAATCGCGTGACCAAGGTCGGCGAGGATTTCGGCGCGCCGTACTGCTATCAGGGCAATATTTCGGACCCCGAGTTCGGCTGGGGACATTCCTGTTCCGACTACACCCCGCCGGTCGGCCTGATGGGACCGCACGTCGCCTCGCTCGGCATGCGGTTCTATACCGGCAACATGTTCCCGAAGAGCTACAAGGACGCCATCATCGTGGCGCGGCACGGATCGTGGAACCGATCCAAGAAAGCCGGCGGTGACGTTGCGGTCGTCAAGCTGAACAAGGACGGCACGGTCAAGTCCGTGGAGCCCTTCATCACCGGCTTCCTGGAAGACAACAAATATCTCGGCCGGCCGGTCGACGTAATGCAAATGAAAGATGGTTCGTTGCTGGTCTCCGACGACTGGAACGGCGCCGTCTATCGCGTCAGCTACGGCAAGCCGAAGGTTGCTTCGAAATAA
- a CDS encoding TonB-dependent receptor, with the protein MTSKFKVEHRARLASRAPLLSVGYAALGMLMGAQEAPAQSAQRDTDGSSLPPVTVTAPDDRRRANSAPVKRADSARKRRAQTARRPEPAPAPKVFAVSQDARTGTVGIYANSTSVATKTNTPLVNIPQSLSVITKDFIRDQSFQGLTDVTRYVPGVAVHQGEGNRDELVIRGVDSSANFFVNGFRDDVQYFRDLYNAQSVEVLKGPSALTFGRGAGGGLLNRTLKEADGTRVYDASAQTGSFGDRRFTLDAGQAVNENVAVRLNAFYEGTDTFRDFGQIERYGINPTITLKPDDNTKIRLSYEYFHDERTSDRGNPSQAVNATAPSSTRFNPATPFAPNGDLTTFFGSPTYNVASANVQTTMAIVEHDFENGLTVRNGTIYADYKKFYQNVYPANGSLGGAVNPADTSLNLGAYQHWTNRDNAFNQTDFVYKTNTGPALHTIAFGTEFGQQSGVDIRNTGFFPTAAGGISNTIIANPFAPTYFGPVTFIHQYPGAFSPGVSAADSNSKYRLFVDSAYARDTIEITRWLQLIGGARFDRFDMSALDMNTNIQRARIDDEVSPQAAVILKPVETVSLYTAYSVSYLPASGDQFSTLSPGTLILQPQEFENTEVGAKWNINPKLLFSAAVYNLNRTNQPIADGNNPGFFFASGSTLTRGFEASLVGYATNDWQSSLAYAYTDARITSATSTTVVPGNRVQLVPYNQFAWWNKYQINPMWGAALGIIYFGDSFASSDDTVRLPGFVRFDTAVYLKINENWRAQFNVENIFNTGYWASADGNNNISPGQTRTFRVSARATF; encoded by the coding sequence GTGACAAGCAAGTTCAAGGTCGAACATCGAGCCCGTCTCGCATCCAGAGCGCCGCTGCTGTCGGTAGGTTACGCCGCACTCGGAATGTTGATGGGAGCCCAGGAGGCGCCAGCGCAGTCGGCGCAGCGTGACACCGATGGATCTTCGCTTCCGCCGGTGACCGTTACCGCTCCCGACGACAGGCGTCGCGCCAATAGCGCCCCTGTCAAGCGGGCCGACAGCGCGCGTAAACGGCGCGCGCAAACCGCGCGGCGACCAGAGCCGGCGCCGGCGCCGAAGGTTTTCGCAGTGTCGCAGGACGCGCGCACCGGTACGGTCGGCATTTACGCAAACAGCACGTCGGTCGCGACCAAAACCAACACGCCGCTGGTCAACATTCCGCAGTCGCTCAGTGTCATCACCAAGGACTTCATCAGGGACCAGAGTTTTCAGGGTCTCACCGACGTCACCCGCTATGTCCCCGGTGTCGCCGTGCATCAGGGCGAAGGCAATCGTGACGAGCTGGTCATTCGCGGTGTGGACTCCAGCGCGAACTTCTTCGTCAACGGCTTCCGTGATGACGTTCAGTACTTTCGCGATCTCTATAATGCGCAAAGCGTCGAAGTCCTGAAGGGGCCGAGCGCGCTGACCTTCGGTCGTGGCGCCGGTGGCGGCCTGCTCAACCGAACGCTCAAGGAGGCCGATGGCACCCGCGTGTATGACGCCTCAGCGCAAACCGGCTCCTTTGGCGACCGGCGTTTCACGCTCGATGCTGGGCAGGCGGTCAATGAAAATGTGGCCGTGCGCCTCAACGCGTTCTACGAAGGCACCGATACGTTCCGGGATTTCGGCCAGATCGAGCGCTACGGCATTAATCCAACTATCACGCTGAAGCCGGACGACAATACCAAGATCAGGCTCAGCTACGAGTATTTCCACGACGAGCGCACGTCCGATCGCGGCAACCCGTCGCAAGCTGTCAACGCAACGGCGCCGTCATCGACTCGCTTCAATCCGGCCACCCCGTTTGCACCGAACGGGGATCTTACGACTTTCTTCGGCAGCCCGACCTACAATGTCGCAAGCGCTAACGTGCAGACCACGATGGCTATCGTCGAGCACGATTTCGAAAACGGATTGACGGTCAGGAACGGGACGATCTATGCCGACTACAAGAAATTTTACCAGAACGTTTATCCGGCCAACGGCTCCTTGGGAGGAGCGGTAAATCCCGCCGATACATCGTTAAACCTCGGGGCGTACCAGCACTGGACCAACCGCGATAACGCCTTCAACCAGACCGATTTCGTTTACAAAACCAACACCGGTCCCGCACTTCACACGATTGCATTCGGCACGGAATTCGGCCAGCAGAGCGGTGTCGATATCCGCAACACCGGATTTTTCCCGACCGCGGCCGGTGGTATCTCCAATACGATTATAGCGAACCCGTTTGCGCCGACCTATTTTGGACCCGTCACCTTCATCCATCAGTATCCGGGGGCCTTCTCGCCCGGTGTCAGCGCTGCCGATTCAAACAGCAAATATCGCCTCTTCGTGGATTCGGCCTATGCTCGCGACACGATCGAAATCACCCGCTGGCTGCAGTTGATCGGCGGCGCCCGCTTCGATCGCTTCGACATGTCGGCGCTGGACATGAATACGAACATACAGCGAGCCAGGATCGACGATGAGGTCTCCCCGCAAGCCGCGGTGATCCTAAAGCCGGTGGAAACTGTGTCGCTCTATACCGCCTACAGCGTTTCATATCTGCCGGCTTCCGGCGATCAATTCAGTACGTTAAGTCCCGGCACCTTGATTTTGCAACCACAAGAATTCGAAAACACAGAAGTTGGCGCGAAGTGGAATATCAATCCGAAGCTGTTGTTCTCGGCCGCCGTCTACAATCTGAACCGCACCAATCAGCCGATCGCCGACGGCAACAATCCAGGATTCTTCTTCGCGTCCGGTAGCACCTTGACCAGGGGATTCGAGGCGAGTCTCGTTGGCTATGCCACGAACGATTGGCAGTCGTCACTCGCCTATGCCTACACAGACGCGCGTATCACCAGCGCGACATCGACGACTGTCGTCCCCGGAAATCGCGTTCAGCTCGTCCCCTACAACCAATTCGCGTGGTGGAACAAATATCAGATTAACCCGATGTGGGGCGCTGCTCTTGGCATCATCTACTTCGGCGACTCCTTTGCGTCGTCCGACGACACCGTCAGACTGCCGGGCTTCGTCCGCTTTGACACCGCAGTCTACCTGAAGATCAACGAGAACTGGCGCGCGCAATTCAACGTCGAGAATATCTTCAACACCGGCTACTGGGCGTCGGCGGACGGCAACAATAACATCTCGCCGGGGCAAACGCGTACCTTCCGCGTGTCGGCAAGGGCCACGTTCTGA